The nucleotide window TGCGGCGCGGTTGTCGGGTCCGCGAGATTGGACATTCGGCCATGCTCCGGACCGGCCCAGCGAAATTTTCAAGCGACACGTTAAAGTCTCTCCCTTTCCGGAAGAGGACATTCCGGCGCTGGTAGAGGTCCTCGGGCCAGAAAACGTGTTGGCCGGTTCCGACTGGCCGCATCCTGAGGGCTGTGCTGAGCCGATTGATTATGTGGAAGGGCTGGAAGGCCTGCCACCTGAGGTGGTGCGTGCGGTGATGCGCGATAACACACAGAAGCTCTTTGGCGTCTAACCCGACCCCACAGGTCTTTACGTGCCCCACGGGTCAAACGGGATATCCACACCCGTATTGAGGAGATGGGTCTCACCTATACGATCGTGATTTCCGTCCCCCCCGAGTCTCATGAACTGTTCGTGAATGAGGTGAGGCCTGCGTTTGTGGCGTGAGGGGACCGGTCCAGTCGAACGGAGAAAAACTGTGAGCGACATCAAGCAATCCATCCACGATCAATTCGGTCGGGCAGCCGCCCAGTATAAAACCAGCCAGGTCCATGCCACGGGCGAGGATTTGATCCAGATTGCCAAGCTGGTGCAACAGCAGGAACAGCCGTACGCCCTGGATGCGGGCTGTGGGGCGGGCCATACCTCGGTGGCCATCGCTCCGCATAGCCGTCGGGTCGTGGCCCTCGACCTCACCCCGCACATGCTGGAACAGGTCGAGCAGTTGGCCGCCGAACGCGGCTTCTCCCATATTGAAACGCGCCAGGGCGATGTCGAACAGATTCCGTTCGCCGACAACAGCTTTGACCTTGTGGTCTCCCGCTATAGCGCCCATCACTGGCCGAACCCCCTGACGGCGCTCCGGGAATGCCATCGCGTGCTGAAACCTGGCGGGCGGTTTATCCTGAGCGATATTACCTCGCCTGAAGAGCCGGCGTACGACACCTTTTTACAAACATTTGAACTCCTGCGTGACGCCTCGCACGTCCGGGACCACACGGTGGCCCAGTGGCAGGCCATGTTTGAACGGAGCGGATTTCAGTCACGTATTATTTCCACTTGGCGTCTGCCGCTGGACTTTCAGGCCTGAACGGCACGGATGGCGACTCCGCCGGCACGAGTCGCCATGGTGCAGCACCTGTACGACAGCGCGCCTGAGGAAATCCGAACGGCTTTCGCTATTCAGGACAATTGCCCTGTACGGAGCGCTGTTTGAGGCGACCCGTCAGAGCGGCTAGCGGGAGGCAGCCATGGGCACGATAGTCTTACGCGACGGGGTCATCTTCGACGGCCACAGCCCCGAGTTGCTCGACGGGGCGGACGTCCTGATCGAAGACGGTGAAATCAAGGAGGTTTCCGAGCGGCCGCTCAAGACCGCCGGCGCCCAGGAAATCCGTCTGGGTGGCCGTTTTCTCCTGCCCGGTCTGATCGACGCCCACTTTCATGCCTATGCCGCCCGCGTCAATCTTCCCAGCCTGGACGATTGGCCCATGTCGCTTTTGAGTCAACACGCCCGCACGCTGCTGGAAGACGCTCTCCAGCGGGGCTTTACCAGCATACGGGATGCGGCCGGAGCCGACTTTGGCCTGGCCGCCGCAATTGAGCAGGGCTTGATCAAGGGGCCCCGTCTGTTTTTCTCGGGCCGGGCCTTGAGCCAGACCGGCGGTCATGGCGATACACGGCCGGTCAAACATTTTGAACCGTGCGCCTGCGGGTTTCAGGGCTGTCTGTCACAGGTCGCCGACGGGGTGGATGCGGTCCGCCGGGCGGCCCGGGAAGAGCTGCGCAAAGGGGCGCATCAGATCAAGATCATGGCCACGGGCGGCCTCTCCTCACCGACCGACCCGGTGTGGATGCTGCAATACTCGGACGAGGAAATCCGCGCCGCAGTCGAGGAGGCGACCTCGCGGCGCACCTATGTCATGGCCCACGCCTACACCGCGGAAGCCGTTGCCCGCGTCG belongs to Gemmatimonadota bacterium and includes:
- a CDS encoding amidohydrolase family protein, whose protein sequence is MGTIVLRDGVIFDGHSPELLDGADVLIEDGEIKEVSERPLKTAGAQEIRLGGRFLLPGLIDAHFHAYAARVNLPSLDDWPMSLLSQHARTLLEDALQRGFTSIRDAAGADFGLAAAIEQGLIKGPRLFFSGRALSQTGGHGDTRPVKHFEPCACGFQGCLSQVADGVDAVRRAAREELRKGAHQIKIMATGGLSSPTDPVWMLQYSDEEIRAAVEEATSRRTYVMAHAYTAEAVARVVKLGVRSIEHANLIDQPTAELVAQHGAYVVPTLVTYETLGELGKELGLPEGNIVKLKEIQTAGLTSLELCQAAGIKLGYGTDLLGPLHAQQCREFLIRREVLNPIDILRSATTINAEILNQAGKLGTVAPGAYADLVVFDGNPLEDLGALQPEAGGPRLVMKAGTIYKNSL
- a CDS encoding methyltransferase domain-containing protein is translated as MSDIKQSIHDQFGRAAAQYKTSQVHATGEDLIQIAKLVQQQEQPYALDAGCGAGHTSVAIAPHSRRVVALDLTPHMLEQVEQLAAERGFSHIETRQGDVEQIPFADNSFDLVVSRYSAHHWPNPLTALRECHRVLKPGGRFILSDITSPEEPAYDTFLQTFELLRDASHVRDHTVAQWQAMFERSGFQSRIISTWRLPLDFQA